A stretch of Acidobacteriota bacterium DNA encodes these proteins:
- a CDS encoding arginine repressor has product MNKDASGAAPRREAIQKLVRETEIRSQDDLLRGLKALGFQVTQPTLSRDVRELGLAKTPAGYVVPDDIPSLTATRAALRAPETREERLNQALRDYVASVEAAGPIVVIRTPPAVAQPVARAIDAAGLDEVAGTIAGDDTVFVAARGAAAAQRLTVRFTAHVRPERRARRARA; this is encoded by the coding sequence ATGAATAAAGATGCATCGGGTGCGGCGCCGCGGCGGGAGGCGATCCAGAAGCTCGTCCGCGAGACCGAGATCCGCTCCCAGGACGACCTCCTCCGCGGTCTGAAAGCCCTGGGGTTCCAGGTCACGCAGCCGACGCTGTCGCGCGACGTGCGGGAGCTGGGGCTCGCGAAGACTCCGGCCGGCTACGTCGTCCCCGACGACATCCCCTCCCTCACCGCGACGAGGGCCGCGCTCCGGGCCCCCGAGACGCGGGAGGAGAGGCTGAACCAGGCGCTCCGTGACTACGTCGCGTCGGTGGAGGCGGCGGGCCCCATCGTCGTCATCCGCACGCCGCCGGCCGTCGCCCAGCCCGTCGCTCGCGCCATCGACGCCGCGGGGCTCGACGAGGTCGCGGGGACGATCGCGGGCGACGACACCGTGTTCGTCGCCGCGCGCGGGGCGGCCGCGGCGCAGCGCCTCACGGTCCGCTTCACCGCCCACGTGCGCCCCGAGCGCCGGGCGCGGCGGGCTCGCGCCTGA
- a CDS encoding SocA family protein, producing the protein MTETANRFVPDEAKFAELMLYIAKKCEGDPTFGAIKLNKLLWISDFTAYAKYGKPVSGVEYQKLAQGPAPRPLMPIRERMVQVERSAAIQESMVGAYKQHRLIALREPDLSAFTGKEIALIDAVIDRWRGVSATDISDASHGFLGWKAARDGETIPYSTVFVVARPLTDAENAYAMTIEPECRG; encoded by the coding sequence GTGACCGAGACAGCCAACCGATTCGTGCCAGATGAAGCCAAGTTCGCGGAGCTGATGCTCTACATCGCGAAAAAGTGCGAGGGCGATCCGACGTTTGGAGCGATCAAGCTGAACAAGCTTCTCTGGATCTCAGATTTCACCGCGTACGCAAAGTACGGGAAACCTGTCTCGGGAGTCGAGTATCAGAAACTCGCCCAGGGCCCCGCTCCCAGACCCCTGATGCCGATTCGAGAGCGGATGGTTCAAGTCGAGAGATCCGCAGCTATTCAGGAGTCAATGGTGGGCGCCTACAAGCAGCATCGGTTGATCGCTCTCCGCGAACCAGACTTGTCCGCATTCACCGGCAAGGAGATAGCCCTGATCGACGCCGTCATCGATCGCTGGCGGGGTGTCAGCGCCACCGACATCAGTGATGCGTCGCATGGGTTTCTCGGATGGAAGGCGGCCCGTGACGGCGAAACAATTCCTTACTCGACGGTGTTCGTCGTCGCGCGCCCGCTGACAGATGCGGAGAATGCTTACGCGATGACCATCGAACCGGAATGTCGTGGATAG
- a CDS encoding D-aminoacylase has translation MLAAAALLAGAAPAAGPAYDLIFDGGRVVDGTGAPWFVADVAVTGDRIAAIGDLSKARATRRVDATGLVITPGFIDMLGQSEYNVLVDNRAASKITQGITTEITGEGQSIAPINARIVEESKEVYERYGVKPTWTTIDGYLKALELAHPAINLGTFVGEGGVRNLVVGEDDRPATSKEIEAMQAAVAQAMEEGAFGLSTSLQYVPDRFASTDEIIALAKVAARYGGTYITHQRSESDAIDTSLDEIFRIAREAKIPAQIYHLKTACAKNWGRMPGVLKRISQARAEGLDVSADQYPWTAGQNGLDANLPLWVRDGGRDKLIERLKDPAVRARVKADMAKDDPSWTNQYLCCGGPAGILIASVLNPDLKKHEGRRLDEIARADGKDPMDALMDIVSADRANTSNIIFIMNEDDVRTALKSPLVSLGTDSPAVAEDGIFSQEKSHPRAWGSTARILGRYVRDEKLLSMEEAVRKMTSLPASRMGLADRGVVRPGMAADLVAFNPDTIRDRSTYEDPLHYSVGIPYVAINGKLVVDGGKITAERPGKALRGPGWTGRK, from the coding sequence CTGCTCGCGGCGGCGGCGCTCCTCGCGGGGGCCGCGCCGGCCGCGGGTCCGGCTTACGACCTGATCTTCGACGGGGGCCGCGTCGTGGACGGCACCGGCGCGCCGTGGTTCGTCGCCGACGTCGCCGTGACGGGCGATCGGATCGCGGCCATCGGAGATCTCTCGAAGGCGCGGGCGACGCGGCGCGTCGACGCGACGGGGCTCGTCATCACGCCGGGGTTCATCGACATGCTCGGGCAGAGCGAGTACAACGTCCTCGTCGACAACCGCGCCGCCAGCAAGATCACGCAGGGAATCACGACCGAGATCACCGGGGAGGGGCAGTCGATCGCTCCCATCAACGCGCGCATCGTCGAGGAGAGCAAGGAAGTCTACGAGCGCTACGGCGTGAAGCCGACGTGGACGACGATCGACGGCTACCTGAAGGCCCTCGAGCTGGCCCACCCCGCGATCAACCTCGGCACCTTCGTCGGCGAGGGGGGCGTCCGCAACCTCGTCGTCGGCGAGGACGACCGTCCGGCGACGTCGAAGGAGATCGAGGCGATGCAGGCGGCCGTCGCGCAGGCGATGGAGGAGGGGGCCTTCGGCCTCTCGACCTCGCTCCAGTACGTCCCCGACCGCTTCGCCTCGACCGATGAGATCATCGCCCTCGCAAAGGTGGCCGCCCGCTACGGCGGGACTTACATCACGCACCAGCGCAGCGAGTCCGACGCGATCGACACGAGCCTCGACGAGATCTTCCGGATCGCGCGCGAGGCGAAGATCCCGGCGCAGATCTACCACCTGAAGACCGCCTGCGCGAAGAACTGGGGGCGGATGCCCGGCGTGCTGAAGCGCATCAGCCAGGCGCGCGCCGAAGGGCTCGACGTCTCGGCCGACCAGTACCCGTGGACCGCCGGGCAGAACGGCCTCGACGCGAACCTTCCTCTGTGGGTGAGGGACGGCGGGCGCGACAAGCTGATCGAGAGGCTGAAGGACCCGGCCGTCCGCGCGCGCGTGAAGGCCGACATGGCGAAGGACGATCCGTCGTGGACGAACCAGTACCTGTGCTGCGGCGGCCCGGCGGGGATCCTGATCGCCAGCGTCCTCAATCCGGACTTGAAGAAGCACGAGGGCCGGCGCCTCGACGAGATCGCGCGCGCCGACGGGAAGGACCCGATGGACGCGCTGATGGACATCGTCTCGGCCGATCGGGCGAACACCTCGAACATCATCTTCATCATGAACGAGGACGACGTCCGCACGGCGCTGAAGAGCCCGCTCGTCTCGCTCGGCACCGACTCCCCCGCCGTCGCCGAGGACGGGATCTTCTCGCAGGAGAAGTCGCACCCCCGCGCCTGGGGGTCGACGGCCCGCATCCTCGGCCGCTACGTGCGCGACGAGAAGCTCCTCTCGATGGAGGAGGCGGTCCGGAAGATGACGTCGCTGCCGGCGTCACGGATGGGGCTCGCGGATCGCGGCGTCGTCCGGCCGGGGATGGCGGCGGACCTCGTGGCCTTCAACCCCGACACGATCCGCGATCGCTCGACGTATGAGGACCCGCTCCACTACAGCGTCGGGATCCCGTACGTGGCGATCAACGGAAAGCTCGTCGTGGACGGCGGGAAGATCACCGCCGAGCGTCCGGGGAAGGCGCTCCGGGGACCGGGGTGGACGGGGAGGAAGTAG
- a CDS encoding VOC family protein: MTPSPTDFSRIVQVALVVSDVKRSIAFYRDVLEMKFLFEVPNMAFFDCGGIRLLLGLPGKPEHKSTGSVVYFKVDDIQAAYAHLKGRGAPFTGEPHFLARMSDHDLWLVLFQDPDGNHIGLMSEVRK, translated from the coding sequence ATGACGCCCTCGCCCACCGATTTCTCCCGGATCGTCCAGGTCGCCCTGGTCGTCTCGGACGTGAAGCGATCGATCGCTTTCTACCGCGACGTGCTCGAGATGAAGTTCCTCTTCGAGGTCCCGAATATGGCCTTCTTCGACTGCGGCGGCATCCGACTCCTTCTCGGACTTCCGGGCAAACCCGAGCACAAGAGCACGGGGTCGGTCGTCTACTTCAAGGTCGACGACATCCAGGCGGCGTACGCGCATCTCAAGGGCCGCGGCGCCCCCTTCACCGGCGAGCCGCACTTCCTCGCCCGGATGTCCGACCACGATCTGTGGCTCGTCCTCTTCCAGGATCCCGACGGCAACCACATCGGCCTGATGAGCGAGGTGCGGAAGTGA
- a CDS encoding ABC transporter ATP-binding protein, with protein sequence MIVRRGEMVAVTGESGSGKTTLLNLLGCIDHPTAGSLRIAGTAVESLKESALTGLRRRVVGFVFQEFSLIPSLTVEANVRLPLMFGREESRPVGAKRAAELLERVGLSHRARFHPRELSGGEAQRAAIARALVREPSLLLADEPTGNLDPRNAASIFDLFAELNAREHLTILVVTHSEDLAARAGRRLHLEDGRLVDSSTHRRNP encoded by the coding sequence ATGATCGTGAGGCGCGGCGAGATGGTGGCCGTCACCGGCGAGTCGGGGTCCGGGAAGACGACGCTCCTCAACCTTCTTGGCTGCATCGATCACCCGACGGCGGGGAGCCTCCGGATCGCGGGGACGGCGGTCGAGAGCCTCAAGGAGAGCGCCCTGACGGGGCTGAGGCGCCGCGTCGTCGGCTTCGTCTTCCAGGAGTTCAGCCTGATCCCGTCGCTCACGGTGGAGGCGAACGTGCGCCTCCCGCTGATGTTCGGGCGGGAGGAGTCCCGGCCGGTCGGCGCGAAGCGCGCGGCGGAGCTCCTCGAGCGCGTCGGCCTGTCGCACCGGGCGCGCTTCCACCCGCGCGAGCTGAGCGGCGGCGAGGCGCAGCGAGCGGCCATCGCGCGCGCGCTCGTGAGGGAGCCGTCGCTCCTCCTCGCCGACGAGCCGACGGGCAACCTCGACCCGCGAAACGCCGCGTCGATCTTCGATCTCTTCGCCGAGCTGAACGCCCGCGAGCACCTGACGATCCTCGTCGTGACGCACAGCGAGGATCTGGCCGCGCGCGCCGGGCGCCGGCTCCACCTCGAGGACGGCCGCCTCGTCGACTCGTCCACTCACCGGAGGAACCCATGA
- a CDS encoding ABC transporter permease, producing MLRTSLSYLTLALRNLARSPLRTGLTITGIAVSVAVFLTISAFYGGYRQSLDRTVERMGYEVLVTAKGCPYEAATLVMKGGNIPMYVDERVFDELRKDPDVGAISRMFMQGTPAATGSKFQVYLGVDDAYLKLKPWMTLQRGRFFAGGEEAEAVLGYNVAEYLRLDLGATLAAGTKGQTVKVVGVFDKSGTQDDGLVFLPLGFAQEAFDRQGKLTGIAVKLARIERMDAFIERAFEIPSVQVITLAQVRGTILDLVGSARVFITAAAFVAILVASLGVFNSTMMSVLERSFEIGVMKVLGASPANVFAIVWIESALICLAGGVAGVALTLALGRFTEEAVRSVIPYAPPGHIVTLTAPIVGAGLAGALAIGLLAGFYPAMKASLLRPIRSMRGTL from the coding sequence GTGCTTCGAACATCGCTGTCCTACCTGACCCTCGCGCTCCGCAACCTCGCCCGCTCGCCCCTTCGCACCGGCCTCACGATCACCGGCATCGCCGTCTCGGTCGCCGTCTTCCTGACGATCTCGGCCTTCTACGGCGGCTATCGTCAATCTCTCGATCGCACCGTGGAACGGATGGGGTACGAGGTCCTCGTCACGGCGAAGGGGTGCCCGTACGAGGCGGCGACGCTCGTGATGAAGGGAGGCAACATCCCGATGTACGTCGACGAGCGCGTCTTCGACGAGCTGAGGAAAGATCCCGACGTCGGCGCCATCTCGCGGATGTTCATGCAGGGGACGCCGGCCGCGACGGGTTCGAAGTTCCAGGTCTACCTCGGCGTCGACGACGCGTATCTGAAGCTGAAGCCGTGGATGACTCTCCAGCGCGGCCGCTTCTTCGCGGGAGGGGAGGAGGCCGAGGCGGTCCTCGGCTACAACGTCGCCGAGTACCTGAGGCTCGACCTCGGCGCCACGCTCGCGGCCGGGACGAAGGGGCAGACGGTGAAGGTCGTCGGCGTCTTCGACAAGAGCGGGACGCAGGACGACGGCCTCGTCTTCCTCCCCCTCGGCTTCGCGCAGGAGGCCTTCGACCGGCAGGGGAAGCTCACGGGCATCGCGGTGAAGCTCGCGCGCATCGAGAGGATGGACGCCTTCATCGAGCGGGCCTTCGAGATCCCGTCGGTGCAGGTGATCACGCTGGCGCAGGTGCGCGGGACGATCCTCGATCTCGTCGGGTCGGCGCGCGTCTTCATCACCGCCGCCGCCTTCGTCGCGATCCTGGTCGCCTCCCTCGGCGTCTTCAACTCGACGATGATGTCGGTCCTCGAGCGCTCTTTCGAGATCGGCGTGATGAAGGTGCTCGGCGCCTCGCCGGCCAACGTCTTCGCCATCGTCTGGATCGAGTCGGCCCTCATCTGCCTCGCAGGCGGCGTCGCCGGGGTCGCGCTCACGCTGGCCCTGGGCCGCTTCACGGAGGAGGCGGTGCGATCGGTGATCCCGTACGCGCCGCCCGGGCACATCGTCACCCTCACGGCGCCGATCGTCGGCGCGGGCCTTGCCGGCGCCCTCGCCATCGGCCTCCTCGCCGGATTCTACCCGGCGATGAAGGCCTCTCTTCTGCGGCCCATCCGATCGATGCGGGGGACGCTGTGA
- a CDS encoding VCBS repeat-containing protein, with translation MRLLVLAITLALLVTGCAAPTFPAQDLDPRRSVELKEHYQRGLELYRQGLLEGALAEFKACLEIDDGSADIHFQIGRILMERALNQNARLDVAADRLERAVRIDPKHTSARLLLAVIYRHRFPPGTYRPQRASELYEALLQEKPDWAEIRLEYGKWLADGEVRLRFPGDPNRVPMDSVWSLEIARAQFEKILDQAPPGSDAFRTAQRSVGEVLLKMGDYEGAKSRLERALESGGQDAQGAPGAGDRGHILEEIGDCRLRLDDDRGALSTFRKAWAADPNIQYLWDIKVAADRLGGFPADVPKSERFERRGEGIDPNDPPLLKFEDAAPRLGIDKWAGAGPSAWADVDGDGREDLLACGCDTYCTLWKNNGTSFSDVTIKAGLTRLESGFGAVFADYDNDGDMDFYVARNGWNGPASNSLMRNNGDGTFTDVTKAAGADAPGSSFNASWADFNRDGRLDLFVTQGVTNDGSINRLLAANADGTFTDVTEAAGLGEPPWFGTIGVAVGDYDGDGWPDIFVHGRFGLNRLYHNERNGLFKNVAKEAGVAGNAAQNGYVAFFSDVDADGDLDIVTASLGEWPKVLEGYRPGWQPKSAADLADVPHFYRNDGGGRFSDQTSAAGLVYPLGVMSGGVADLDNDGYPDLLFGTGDPVFTRLEPNVLLRNVEGKRFVEVSRFAGVARAAKGHGISFNDWDRDGDLDVYIELGGFYHGDFAHSAFYLNQLGSRNAWLEVTLEQPGGNRNAIGAAVTLRDGAYRMYQEVKAGEGFGSTNPARLHFGLGKRTRVEALEIRWPDGSRQTIAAPPIRKRLRLIKGESAPRVE, from the coding sequence ATGCGACTTCTCGTGCTGGCGATCACGCTGGCGCTGCTCGTAACGGGCTGTGCCGCGCCCACGTTTCCGGCGCAGGACCTCGATCCGCGGCGGAGCGTCGAGCTGAAAGAACATTACCAGCGCGGGCTCGAGCTGTACCGGCAGGGGCTCCTCGAGGGGGCTCTCGCGGAGTTCAAGGCGTGCCTCGAGATCGATGACGGGAGCGCCGACATCCACTTCCAGATCGGGCGCATCCTCATGGAGCGGGCGCTGAACCAGAACGCCCGGCTCGACGTCGCGGCCGACCGGCTCGAGCGCGCGGTGCGGATCGACCCGAAGCACACTTCGGCGCGGCTCCTTCTCGCCGTCATCTACCGGCACCGGTTCCCGCCGGGGACCTACAGGCCGCAGCGCGCCTCGGAGCTGTACGAGGCGCTCCTTCAGGAGAAGCCCGACTGGGCGGAGATCCGCCTCGAGTACGGGAAGTGGCTCGCCGACGGCGAGGTGCGCCTGCGCTTCCCGGGGGATCCGAACCGGGTGCCGATGGACTCGGTCTGGTCGCTCGAGATCGCGCGGGCGCAGTTCGAGAAGATCCTCGACCAGGCGCCCCCCGGATCGGACGCCTTCAGGACGGCGCAGAGGTCCGTCGGCGAGGTCCTGTTGAAGATGGGGGACTACGAGGGGGCGAAGAGCCGGCTCGAGCGCGCCCTCGAGTCGGGGGGACAGGACGCCCAGGGGGCGCCGGGCGCAGGAGACCGGGGGCACATCCTCGAGGAGATCGGCGACTGCCGGCTGAGGCTCGACGACGACAGGGGGGCGCTCTCGACGTTTCGCAAGGCGTGGGCCGCGGATCCGAACATCCAGTATCTCTGGGACATCAAGGTCGCCGCAGATCGCCTCGGCGGGTTCCCGGCGGACGTGCCGAAGTCCGAGCGCTTCGAGCGGCGCGGGGAGGGGATCGACCCGAACGATCCGCCGCTGCTGAAGTTCGAGGACGCCGCCCCCCGGCTCGGCATCGACAAGTGGGCGGGGGCCGGGCCGAGCGCCTGGGCCGACGTGGACGGTGACGGGCGCGAGGATCTCCTCGCGTGCGGCTGCGACACGTACTGCACCCTCTGGAAGAACAACGGCACGAGCTTCTCCGACGTGACGATCAAGGCCGGCCTCACGCGCCTCGAGTCGGGGTTCGGTGCGGTCTTCGCCGACTACGACAACGACGGCGACATGGACTTCTACGTCGCCCGGAACGGATGGAACGGCCCCGCGAGCAACTCGCTGATGCGCAACAACGGGGACGGCACCTTCACCGACGTGACGAAGGCGGCGGGCGCCGACGCGCCCGGGTCGTCGTTCAACGCCTCGTGGGCCGACTTCAACCGCGACGGCCGCCTCGACCTCTTCGTCACGCAGGGGGTCACCAACGACGGATCGATCAATCGCCTCCTCGCGGCGAACGCCGACGGCACCTTCACCGACGTCACGGAAGCGGCCGGCCTCGGCGAGCCGCCGTGGTTCGGCACCATCGGCGTCGCCGTGGGCGATTACGACGGCGACGGCTGGCCCGACATCTTCGTGCACGGCCGCTTCGGGCTGAACCGCCTCTACCACAACGAGAGGAACGGCCTCTTCAAGAACGTCGCGAAGGAGGCCGGCGTCGCGGGGAACGCGGCGCAGAACGGCTACGTGGCCTTCTTCTCCGACGTCGACGCCGACGGCGATCTCGACATCGTGACCGCCTCCCTCGGCGAGTGGCCCAAGGTGCTCGAGGGATACCGCCCCGGATGGCAGCCGAAGTCGGCGGCCGACCTCGCGGACGTCCCGCATTTCTACCGCAACGACGGGGGCGGCCGCTTCAGCGATCAGACGAGCGCCGCGGGTCTGGTCTACCCGCTGGGGGTCATGTCGGGCGGGGTGGCCGATCTCGACAACGACGGCTATCCGGACCTCTTGTTCGGCACCGGCGACCCGGTCTTCACGCGGCTCGAGCCGAACGTCCTCCTCCGGAACGTCGAGGGTAAGAGGTTCGTCGAGGTGTCGCGCTTCGCCGGCGTCGCGCGGGCCGCGAAGGGTCACGGCATCAGCTTCAACGACTGGGACAGGGACGGCGACCTCGACGTCTACATCGAGCTGGGGGGGTTCTACCACGGCGACTTCGCCCACAGCGCCTTCTACTTGAACCAGCTCGGGAGCCGGAACGCATGGCTCGAGGTCACCCTCGAGCAGCCCGGGGGGAACCGCAACGCCATCGGCGCGGCGGTGACGCTCCGGGACGGCGCCTACCGGATGTACCAGGAGGTGAAGGCGGGAGAGGGGTTCGGCTCCACGAACCCCGCGCGGCTCCACTTCGGCCTCGGGAAGCGCACGCGCGTCGAGGCGCTCGAGATCCGCTGGCCCGACGGGTCGCGGCAGACGATCGCGGCGCCGCCGATCCGGAAGCGGCTGAGGCTCATCAAGGGCGAGTCCGCTCCCCGCGTGGAGTGA
- a CDS encoding GAF domain-containing protein — protein MSAVTIVRQLDEAAARGAGIGDLLQLAVERIHAASSRFHWTGIYELYPDAVLRLGPFLGAPTDHVFIAVGRGVCGTAVAEGRNINVPDVLKVANYLACSTSTRSELVVLIRRGDRIFAQIDIDSHEADAFDPESVAMVEAVAERLADVYAQSRVAPASRGGATPARQA, from the coding sequence ATGAGCGCAGTTACGATCGTGCGGCAGCTCGACGAGGCCGCCGCGCGCGGAGCCGGGATCGGAGATCTCTTGCAGCTCGCCGTCGAGCGGATTCACGCGGCGAGCTCCCGCTTCCACTGGACCGGGATCTACGAGCTGTACCCCGACGCCGTCCTCAGGCTCGGCCCCTTCCTCGGCGCGCCGACCGATCACGTCTTCATCGCCGTCGGCCGCGGCGTCTGCGGCACCGCCGTCGCGGAGGGGCGCAACATCAACGTTCCCGACGTGCTCAAGGTGGCCAACTACCTCGCGTGCTCCACGTCGACGCGATCGGAGCTGGTCGTCCTGATCCGGCGCGGCGATCGGATCTTCGCCCAGATCGACATCGACAGCCACGAGGCCGACGCCTTCGATCCCGAGTCGGTCGCGATGGTCGAGGCCGTGGCCGAGCGCCTCGCGGACGTCTACGCGCAGAGCCGGGTCGCACCCGCCTCCCGGGGCGGTGCGACCCCGGCCCGTCAGGCCTAA
- a CDS encoding PAS domain S-box protein gives MSPIAGTERDETISALRDKVEDYERWLRSLDAQIRVLERERQKLSAVLNHSDAAFIVVNSRLQVTWANHVFATLFGAGAHQAAVAGRTCHELVCRRDAACAMCPALQPFNTGCVAHHEIQTEINGEARHIYATAMPILSPEGRIDETIVMLQDISDLAILRRSEEALRTSEERFRSIFENAGAGMATISPDGWFLQVNRGLCDFLGYEPHELWKLKVEHVTHREDLAEARRAFDDTKNAGVRELALETRYVRKDGAVVWGRATATWVYGPDAQAIYAVAMVEDVTQRKTAEEALRRSEEALRHSEEQLRQAQKMDAIGTLAGGIAHDFNNILTGVIGYAELLKLDAQPGTKVHNAADVIHKAARRGADLTQQLLGFARKGKQRDVTIDVRATIREVVDLLGRTIDKKIVITQKHHGAESCVVGDPSQIQQIILNLAVNARDAMPDGGELTFTTAPVHVTEREARVRAGGAQGAFLSISVGDTGSGIEADLRQRIFEPFFTTKERGKGTGMGLAMVYGIVKNHGGSIHVESEVGRGTCFSIYLPLASPRHAVPEAAPGEAPPVRGSGLVLVVDDEEPVRSVATAYLKHLGYEVLTAANGEEAVDVFQERGGAIDLVLMDLVMPKMGGPECFRILKGMDSSVRVVLSTGYGFSVAAQQMIDEGMVGLVQKPYEMRKLSEIVARALKR, from the coding sequence TTGAGCCCGATCGCCGGCACCGAGCGTGACGAGACGATCTCCGCGCTCCGCGACAAGGTCGAGGACTACGAGCGGTGGCTGAGGTCCCTCGACGCGCAGATCCGGGTCCTCGAGAGGGAGCGGCAGAAGCTCTCCGCCGTCCTCAACCACTCCGACGCCGCCTTCATCGTCGTGAACTCGCGGCTGCAGGTCACGTGGGCGAACCACGTCTTCGCCACCCTCTTCGGCGCGGGGGCGCACCAGGCGGCCGTCGCCGGCCGGACGTGCCACGAGCTGGTCTGCCGGCGCGATGCGGCGTGCGCGATGTGCCCGGCGCTCCAGCCCTTCAACACCGGCTGCGTGGCGCACCACGAGATCCAGACGGAGATCAACGGCGAGGCGCGCCACATCTACGCGACGGCGATGCCGATCCTCTCGCCCGAGGGACGCATCGACGAGACGATCGTCATGCTCCAGGACATCTCCGACCTCGCGATCCTCAGGCGCTCGGAGGAGGCGCTCCGCACGAGCGAGGAGCGCTTCCGGTCGATCTTCGAGAACGCGGGCGCCGGGATGGCGACCATCTCCCCCGACGGGTGGTTCCTCCAGGTGAACCGGGGGCTGTGCGATTTCCTCGGGTACGAGCCGCACGAGCTGTGGAAGCTGAAGGTGGAGCACGTCACGCACCGCGAGGATCTCGCCGAGGCGCGCCGCGCCTTCGACGACACGAAGAACGCGGGGGTGCGCGAGCTGGCCCTCGAGACGCGCTACGTCCGCAAGGACGGCGCGGTCGTGTGGGGGCGGGCCACGGCCACCTGGGTCTACGGCCCCGACGCGCAGGCGATCTACGCCGTCGCGATGGTCGAGGACGTCACGCAGAGGAAGACCGCCGAGGAGGCGCTGCGGCGGAGCGAGGAGGCGCTGCGGCACAGCGAGGAGCAGCTCCGGCAGGCGCAGAAGATGGACGCGATCGGGACGCTCGCCGGCGGCATCGCGCACGACTTCAACAACATCCTCACCGGCGTCATCGGCTACGCGGAGCTCCTGAAGCTCGACGCCCAGCCCGGGACGAAGGTGCACAACGCGGCCGACGTCATCCACAAGGCGGCGCGCCGCGGGGCCGATCTGACCCAGCAGCTCCTCGGCTTTGCGCGCAAGGGAAAGCAGCGCGACGTCACGATCGACGTGCGCGCGACGATTCGCGAGGTTGTCGACCTCCTGGGCCGCACCATCGACAAGAAGATCGTCATCACGCAGAAGCACCACGGCGCGGAGAGCTGCGTCGTCGGCGACCCGAGCCAGATCCAGCAGATCATCCTCAACCTCGCCGTCAACGCGCGCGACGCGATGCCCGACGGCGGCGAGCTCACCTTCACGACCGCCCCCGTCCACGTCACCGAGAGGGAGGCGAGGGTGAGGGCGGGCGGCGCGCAGGGCGCGTTCCTGTCGATCTCGGTCGGCGACACGGGGAGCGGCATCGAGGCCGACCTTCGGCAGCGCATCTTCGAGCCCTTCTTCACGACCAAGGAGCGCGGGAAGGGGACGGGGATGGGGCTCGCGATGGTCTACGGCATCGTGAAGAACCACGGCGGATCGATCCACGTGGAGAGCGAGGTCGGGCGCGGGACGTGCTTCTCGATTTACCTGCCGCTCGCCTCCCCGCGCCATGCCGTGCCGGAGGCCGCCCCCGGCGAGGCGCCGCCGGTGCGCGGGAGCGGCCTCGTCCTCGTGGTCGACGACGAGGAGCCCGTGCGCTCCGTCGCCACGGCGTACCTGAAGCACCTCGGCTACGAGGTGCTCACCGCCGCGAACGGCGAGGAGGCGGTCGACGTCTTCCAGGAGCGGGGGGGGGCGATCGACCTCGTGCTGATGGATCTGGTGATGCCGAAGATGGGAGGCCCCGAGTGCTTCCGGATCCTGAAGGGGATGGACTCGAGCGTCCGCGTCGTCCTCTCCACGGGGTACGGCTTCAGCGTCGCGGCCCAGCAGATGATCGACGAGGGGATGGTCGGCTTAGTGCAGAAGCCCTACGAGATGCGCAAGCTCTCCGAGATCGTCGCCCGCGCCCTCAAGCGCTGA